Within Ovis aries strain OAR_USU_Benz2616 breed Rambouillet chromosome 11, ARS-UI_Ramb_v3.0, whole genome shotgun sequence, the genomic segment TGGGAGTGCAGGACACAGATGGAAATCAGCTCCAGGCTGCCCCCACTTCCCTGTGAGGGCTGACCACAGGGCCTTGCGCTGTGTGAGGACGGCCAGGGCGGGtgcctggaggaggagacggAGCGGCCATCCAGATGATGCTCCTGTTAATACTCACAATGTAAACAAAGTATCCACAGACAGTTGTTCAAAAAAGCCAAAGaatggctttattttaaaaattgaaaatgccCTTGAAAATGACCCTTTTTGCATAATGCTTTCTTAGAGTAATaactcccaccaaaaaaaaaaaaaaatctttactaaACATGGCTAGATCACTTCAGAACTGAAATCCTCAGCTGGAACAAATCAAGGTTTCTGTGAGCTGCCACTCAGCAACTTCAGGTCTATCTGACGGCATCTGTCGAGGGCCTTTTAGCAGGAGGGGGGACCCCAGAGCCTGGGTGGTCATCCTCAGACTGTCCTTGGGGCTCCTGGTAGTTCCCAAAACTCAAGAAAGAGGAAATGCCAGCTGGGATACAGGTACAGAAGCAGGAGAATGCTAGGTAAAGAGCCTGAAATGTTAGGAGTGATCCCAAACATTCGGAATCTGAAAGGCCATCCAAATGAGGTGAGATGAGGATGGCTACAGTACAGTCCTGTGTCTGCTAGAGCACATACCATGCCCAAGTTGTTTCTAAAATCAAAAAGGGGGGCTTCTTCCTGCTGACCAGAGCGCCATCCAGATTACAGCTCAAACTGTGTGCCCTGGGGCTTTcaccctgtgcaccacaatgtgactttgtatacacacacacacacaatcacacacacacaatcacacagcCCTCCAGAATAAACTTTGAGTCAGGCTACGGTAGTTTTCAAAGTAAAGAGAACAAGAGGCACTGAGCGAGAGGTCAAAACTTCTACTCATCTCTGTCAATCGCCCAGACCTGCTGTTTTGGGTCTGAGTTTTCCATGAACAGAAAAGGGAAATAGGTCACCCGAGATTATCAGACCGTTTGAAGAGAATACAGTTTGGAAAGTTGTTGATAGGCTATCATGGACTTCCCCTGGACAGAACTCAGCTACGTAAATAGCACAAGAACACTCAGTTGTGGGAGTCTAAGGGCTGGCAAAACCCCATGGCATGCTTGAATTACAGACCTCATGTAGAGAATGTTTCTTTAGGCAGgtaaattaaatgattaaaaaaataattattttttaaaaaaggcagagcaaGACCATTTCCTCGAcacttaaaaaaagtttttttcttcacAGCGTTTGagggttccccccaccccctgcatctCTGTTGTCATTTAATGCAGTGAGAGTGAGCATTAAACACCATGGCGAGAACAGTGCAATACTGTCAACGCCCAGGTGTGTACTTCTTGATATGAGGGATGTCACCATCTCAGGGGAGTCACCGAGTGGACACGACTCTTTACCTCCATGCCAAGCCACCTCCTACAATCCTGCACAGCTCCCTGTCCTTTCCCCATCATCTTGGTGATGGAACTGCCTCAACCAGACAGGGCAGTGTCAGTGGATGAGCCCTGGAAATTCACAACCCTGTCTTGCAAGTCTCCTCACACTGGAACATGCCACCTAGCAGAACACTTTACAACACACTGAATATCCAGGAGTCACAAGACTGCGTGGATGATACAtctgaacactgaagaaactaTTTTGGAACAGCACAGGTACCTATCATTACTACACCTTAAAAAACACTTCGAACAGGAGGTTTCTGTCTAACTGGCCTCCTGGCAGGGACGTCAGACCCAACCATGGCCTCCTCATGGCAACTGGATTCACAGCTCGTCTTGGGCACCTACGAGTGGCCTCAGCCcacctctgctgtctccttcagGTCACCCTGGCCTCACCGAGCTCTGGCCTCTGACATCACATTCACAGCCTGTGAATCTGTCTTCTCCTCTCAGTGCTGTGAAGAATCCCAAGCCTAACCCTCAGCTCTGTGCTTGGTGTGTCTCTCAGCAATGTGGCCATCGACCAGAGCACACAGGAAGCCCATCTGTAGGCCTCTGTGGTTCCGAGGAGCTGCAGAAGGCATTCCTTCCGGGCTCAACGTGTGTTCTCTAAGAAGCTGAAACGGTATTTACAGGAGGTGCTCCTGCGCTAAGGACCTCCACAATAGCAGCAAAGCAACAGCATCCTAAGTGTGGTCATTAGGGGCACCTGCCCTTGCCGAGGCCTCCCTGTGGCTCTTCAGCCCAATCTATTAGGGGCTTCTGACCTGGGCAGCAGTAACACTCACATATGCTCCCTGGTTCTGATTCAGCCAACGTTTTGGGATTTCAGTCTCAAAGAGGCATCAGCCTTCAGTCACGCTGCAATCTAATTGGGAGCCTTTGGGGGTTTCTCTGAGGAGGAAGTTACTAACGCATAATTTGGCAGGAGCTGGTGATTAGAAGTCTCCATTTAAATTACACCACTGTCCACAGATTCTCCGCAGATTCCTACCAACACCCATGAgttttatttctgtggtatctgtatgtcttccaGTTGCAGCTTTACtccttaaaatggattaaatcaAAAAGACCCTACAACATTAACAGCAAACCAAGGCAACAAAGTGGCGACATTATGTACATGAATACTGCGTGTAAGCTAGAGAGATGACAACTCttccagggaaagaaaaaaagaggacttATGTCAAGTGTTAGCAGTgatagtattaaaaagaaaagcctttGCATTTGATGGAGGTTATACATAGGTCATGTAACAATTCAAatatctatgaaattaaaaaaagataggCAGCGTTGGGAGAAACAGCATGAGGGaggaaaataaattggaaaaaagaTGGCCATGAAACTCAAAAGGCCCACAGAATTATTCAAGTAACGAGAGGGTTAAAACCCTACATCTGTACTCATTTTAGAACACAAACACATTTTCAGTTGCTGTTTTTCAAACTCGTCCCTATCGTGTTTCCTCATTGGGAGATGCTGCAGAGCACATTTCTGGGGGttaggggggaggagggggaggggaagaaagggtAGGATGACCACCTTAGTGGAGTCCATCCACCCGGAAGATACTGGGCGTGACCACCTCTCCTCCCCCTATTTCACCGCCTCTTATTTGGCTTCCCTCTACAGAGGACCTCTTGGATTTCATTTGGaggtcattttaaatttaataaaattatttgcttggggttaaaaaaaaaaaaagtatttgctcGACAGGTTTACAAAGCCAGCCGTTATCATGCCTTTTTGTAATGATACACTCTGGAGACCAGAAGAGATGATTTCTGGAAGACCCTCTTTGAAAGCAAAGCAGAGCCTGCCCACCTCGGGAACTCCCAGTGGGCTGGGCTGAGAACACGATGACGTCAGGCTGCCCCCTTCAGCAAATCTGAATCCAATGCATCAGGTCTGGAGACCAAACCCTCATCACACAGGCCTAGGGCAGTGCTTCCAATTTCCAGCTTcatccccaccctccccatctGCTTCCTTCCTCAATCAAGCCAGCAGGCCTTTCCTCGGAGGGCAAAATGAGGAGCAGGTGGCAGTTGATTGAAAAACAGCACGTTGCCTTGGATAAAGGTGTTCTTtgaaaatgagtatttttttgAGGTTCgaattttctcaaaaaaaaaaaaaaaaattgacaaaatggCCTTGCTGTCCAAATcaaactctctctctcacacacacacggggTGGGGTTGGGGAACAAACCCTGCATGCTCCAGGAACAGTAAAATGaccaaaatattataaaattaaccAATAAAGTGCATGGTTCCTTACGTATTACACCTGCCCCTTTTACAAACATTTCTTTTAGAAAGTCACGTGTACAGGCTCAGAATCACATGGTATTATAGAAGGGGTTGGTTGTCCGTTTTTTATCATTTGCTTTTCTCAGTCTCCTAAGGGGGTGAGTTCTGCCGTGCTGCTGTCGGGGCGCCACAGCCAGCCCCGGGGCCGggctggtgtcctgcagtccctgggtcggtACCGAAGGCAGGCCTCCTTCCGAACTAGTCAATTCAGGTCCTGCCCTGGGGAGCAAACACTGCTGACTGTAACCAAACTCTTTGGCATACTGTACAAGGGGCCTCTCCACTGGCCTGCTCTGTGCGATACACTCTGTGGTTCTGAGTTGCTCTATGAAATACTTGGTGGGCTCTCGGTTCTGGGGAGTGTCTGGGTTTTCTGGGGGCTCCTGGGCCTCCATGCCCGAGTCCGTTCTGAGGAAGGGCTGAAGCAGTTTGAGATGAGGGGACTCAGAGGAGACAGGCTCCCTCTCTGGTGAACAGTCTTTACAGAGGTCCAAGTAACCTAACTTGGCAAGGGAAGCTGAACGCCTCATTTGGAGTGGCTTGGGGAGCCCTACCTGGGAAGTCGCTCGGGACCCGATTTCTTTAGCGCGTTCCTTCACCACCCTGGGGCTCTGACTGAGACTCTCTATACTGTCGCTACTGGAGCTGTGTGGGAGCTGATTGGCTACAGATGTTGGGTCCAGTTTTTCTAGTTGCTCCCCGATATTATTACCCAGTTGGTTGATTAAATGCAGGTCTTCGCTACTGAACTGGGAGCCCTGATATGGCACTTCATCACCCCTGGAGAGGGGGCTCTCCTGACTTTCTTCCTGGCTGCCCTGCTCTGTGGAGGGCTCACTGTCTGTGGTGCTGCTCTGCCCTGTGACGCCTTCCAGGTGAACCACTGTCTGGGGGTGCAGGTGATCCGGGCTGGCGCCACATGGCTGGGTCGTGAGACTGACAACAGGCGCTGCTGGGCTGCTCAGGGTTGGGGGCAGATCGACCGACCTGCTGTGCTCGTGCTGGGGAGAGGAAGAATGAGGCGGAGGTAGCACTCTGgggtgcagaggagcctggtgggggctcAGCGTCCGGTTCAGATTTTCATCCAGAGCACAGAGGACAGTGAGGGTCTCTTCCACCTTCACTGTCCTCAGTCCCTGCGCCCCACTCTTCTCACTGCTGGCTCTTTCCCACCCTGGCCCGGGATCAGCGGATGTGGTTGTGTAGGTGTATTCAATGATTTCTATCTTCTTGGGAAAGGGAGCAGGGGCCACTGGTGTCTCGGGCCCCTGGCCTGAGACCCCAGTCCTGGGCTCCCGCAGGACGCCCTCATGCCGTGGGCCATGCTGAGGTGCTGGCGCTGGGTGAGACTCCCGCAGCTCAGGGGCTGGGATGATGGCAAGCTGCTCAGGACGCGGTAAAGAGCCAGACTCAGACCCACCGCATCGCCCTTGGCCCCTGCCTGTCTCTGGCTCCTTGGGGACATATGACAGTTCTGGGGCGGCTTCGTCACTCTTCCCTTTCGCTGCCGGGTCTGCCACTGAAGACTCGTTCTTGGAATTCTTACGAGTGGACAGCGAGGTCCCCACGGGGGCAGCACCATGGTGCTCCTGTTCTTGCCGCAGGCGCTCCTCAAACTCCAAGGTGGCTCGCCTCACGGACCCGGGGTACCACTTGGCATCCGCGGGCATCCCGGGGCCCCAGAGCTCTTGTTCCCCCTCTGCTGGTTCCTCTTCTTCCACCTCCGTGGTGGAGGAGTGTGCCCCTGGACACCCCTCGGGGTCCCCCTTCCCTGAGTCTTTGGCTGGTtcaggctgggctgggcaggaACCTTCACTCTGCTCCAGGTGTCCAGGTCTGTTCTCGGCGGCCTGGGCCCTCTCCAGGGGCAGCTCATGGACGATGTGCTTCTTTGGTGTGTGGCAGGGGTTGGACAGCACATCTCCTTTCACTTGAATCTGTCCGACTCCTTGACTGATGGATTCAATCTCAGTGACGATTTCTTTGACTGACATCGCATTTTCTGAGTGTGGCTGCATGAAGATGTCTGGGCTGACCTGTTCTGAGATTGCCTGAGAAGAGGGAACAGTGAGAAGGTTATGGTAAACTGACTGGAAGAGCCAGATTGTTTGCTCACTAGCTTCTGATCCAGGAGAACCTTCTGGCTCTGAGGACACAAATCCTGGGGTGCCTGGAACTGTCCTCCGCCTGGCGTTACACTCTATTTCATGGTACAAGAAAAGAACAGATTCACCAAAGACAGAGATACAAAATTAGTCATACATCGTGTCACTGCCTATTAAACTTTTGATCTGTTTGCTAATAGGCTTCTGTTCCAATAGCTTGCTCCAAAAGTAAACAGCAAGTAGCCCTGGAGGCTCCTATAATCCTTATTTTCTGAAGACCTTGAGCCTTCTAGATTCAGGCCATCCTGGGGTAAACGAAACTTTTCCTCTGTAGCCTATCAACTTCTGGCCTAATCTGGTTCAAGGGGAAGAGTTCCACTGAAGGGCTCAGTGGCTGCCTTACACGCCCAGAGTCCGAGGGAGACGGATGTCTGACTTGGAGTCTCACTGCTCTCTTCTGTCCTATCTTGCCAGCTCTTATCCACTCCTCCCCCTGCTTCTCCCAGTGGCCGCATCCCAGCATGTGAGCACAATTCCTATGTTTCATGAGGCTCCTTCCGTGGCTGGGGCAGCCACATACCTGAGCAAACTGAGAAACCGTGACTCTGACATTTTACTGTTCCACCAGTTACAAGTCCCCGGATGGGTTTAGAACAAAGCCAGAGAAGACTGGCCAGTGCGAAATCAAGCCCTACTGTGAAACAGTTAAGAATCTCAGAATTCAGAGATGGCCCTTGGACGTCTCTTAAAGCAACATCATTCTGAGCCTCAATCTATTTGGGCAGCGTTTTTGTAAATTTTCAAAGTACAGTATTTTCCTATGAATTGTTCTGGTCTTTCTCCTTCAAAAGAGTCAGAGCTAGTGCAGACTAGCAAGGTCAGTTATGCCTTTGGGAGAAATGTGCTGGGACATCAGGCAGAGTCCAACTTGCCAAAGCTGGGAGAGAAGCCACAGCGGGCCCAGTGTGGTGCAGGGGCTGTGGAGAGAGAGCTCATATGACCAGGAACTTTGCAGAAAAGCTATTTCTGTCAGAGCCGCTGCATCCATTAGTCCAAAGGCGAGCTTGGGCATTCTGGTCTCCCGGtagaaatgaaatagagacataACTTTAGGGGAGAAGAGAAGACAGAGCAGAGGCAACAACTGCCCTGGGTTGGTTAAGAAGAGAGAAGATGAGGAGTACACGAGGTGGTAAATTTAAGTAGGCAGATATCAGGAGACGTCAAGAGTCTAGTCAGCTCCAGTGAAATCATTAAATGACTTGATTTATGTCAAAGCAAATTGATCATCATTTACTTCCCATTATCAATCTTAagataccattttttaaagataccaCCCAATTTCAAgtcaaaatgagaataataatgtgAATCTTATAACTGTTCACACATAATAACTGTTCCCCTCCCTGGTCTGAGATGGCTCATAGGAACTCATCGGCCACTGAGAAGAATCTTGGGATTCTGTCTGCTCTTAAATTATTTCCTCAAACCATCTCTCAATTCTAGAATACCACAGGGTGGCAAGGTGAGGAACAATTCAGATACATTATCAATAGCAAGAACTCAGCATGGGAATTAGCTGCTATTCCAACAACTATTAACACATGTCCAGCCTTTGAATTTTCTGAGGCAGAAAGAACTTCCCCAAACAAATCCATCCTCTCAGAGAGACGGGTCTCACTCAGGCAGCAGGCGAGTCCCTGGCACCTCCCTGCTGGTTGAGATTTGATCTGAACTGCAGAGGTCTAGGGGAGACCTCTCCTTGTTCTGGGAGGACATGCGTTTTGGCTAATCCCTTCTTCCCTCATCCCCTTTCAGAAATGCTTCTAATGACACCAAAAGCCTGGAAAGATAAATTCCTTGAAATGCTACTGatttaaaaaagataactatATTTAAACTCTAAGTTCTCCCAGCAAGTCCCAGCTAGCCTGTCTCCCCTATATCGCCTTCTTCAGTCTTTATCAATATCAAAAATAGAGTGAACAGAGCAGAATCCCAAATATTTTGTCTTCACAGAGAACAAAAGTAGGGACAGAACCATAAAGAGAGTCTTTACCTTTGGCTGCTCCTCATCTACTGAAGATTCCTCAGATGCATGGGGAGTATTACTCAAAGAGCTGCTTCTCTGCCCATCAGTGGTTGCTTCAGAAGGGGCTGCTTCCACCACTGACAGTCGACAGCTCTCATTCCTTCCTCCACCCACTTCCTCCATCCTTGAATGAGAAAAAGATCGGGACCGGGTTTCTTGGGAAAGCTCTACAAACTTCTCTAGAGCGCTGAAAAAGTCAATGCGGTCTCCGCTGAAATCTGAGACTGCAGCCTggcagctgggctgggggctcGGTGACTCAGGGTCCGGGGACATGGGGAGGTCTTTCAGGCGGGACGTCAGCTCTTCCATGGGCAGCAGGTGGACACTCATGTCTGCTTTCAGCGCGTCTGTCTCCAGATCTTCCACGGTTAAGTCTGGGAACTTGTGGGCCATTTCTGGGTCCTGTCCAGGTTGGATTAAGGCTTTGGATGCATGGCAGTTGTCAAGAGGGAATTTCGGTTCATTGAGACAACACCCTGATGAGCATCCATTGATGTCATTTAGGTTTAATTCATCTTCAATCTGTCCGGCATGAAATTCCCGAGAAGTAAACTCCAAGCAAATCATTCTTTCTTTGGTGCACAGGCCTTTCTGATTCTCATCCTGTGGGACCACATGTTCCACAAAGACGGGAGGGATGGGTGAGGGGCTCTCCATGGTCTTCACCTCGGCAATCTGGTCTGCTGAGGTGGTAATCTCCTTTTTGTTGAGTTCCAGTCCTGGTTTGCAGATGGGTTCATGGTGGTCCGAGAGGTCGCTATCTGAATGCGATCTCCAGAGTTTGTTGTGCCGCTGTTTGCTGTGGAGGACACACATAGGAAATGACTTATTCTGATTTGTGAAAACAATCAATACCCTCCCAGGAAACACCTcccagagaaatgtaaatctcATCCTGCAAGATGCTTGGTCAATGCCCAATGGGAGTAGGCAATCAACAGTTGAAAAGAGGCTCAATGTTACTAacagcaaacaacaaaaacaaagcagaacaaCAAAGGCAAATGAACATGAGACGCGACTTTTTACGGTCAGACTTACAAGAGCTAAGATGGTTAACAGTCAGTGTTGATGATGGTTTGGCCAAACTAGCACTCTCATGATATATGGTTGGTAGGGCTGTGCACTGTAGAATTTCAAAGAGTGAAATCTGGCAATAGCTCTCAAAATTTAACACTTTCACCAGCAactttccctttaaaatttttactttgagAAATACTACTACATAAATGCACAAAGCTATATACATAAGGATGTTTACTCTAACACTATGGcaccaaaaaaaattatttaaattacattCCATACACTTACATGCTATGAGGCTATTAGAAAGAGTCAGTATTTCAATGGAACGATGTCCAAGGTGTATTACTAAGTGAAAAGCATGTTGAACACACTTGGAACATTACGTCCCATGTCAGAATAACTGTAGGAAAACATCTGCAGGAGCATCATTAAGCTGGTAACAGTGTTTATTTTGAGGAAGGCAGGGCTTTCACTTTGGGGGAGGGCTTTACATTCTACACTCTGTAGTATGTCTGTGATTTGTGAATTAAAAATGAGCATGTTTagtattaataactgtggggaaaaactaaaacaaaacagcatCCAAATAATACAAAGAGAAACACTTTAATGGAGCCCAGCATAAGTCCTCATAATTGAGATAAAGAGCTGATAGAGGATTAATCACTGATGTGGAAGTGTGAGGAGGGTGACAGTCTTTCTTGAATTAGAAAGCCAAGATGAGGGAGGTCcctagtggtgcagtggttaggacctcGGAGCTTTCACTGTGGTGGCAAAGATGAGGCTAGTAAATCTGGAGATGAAGGATGGTAACAGAGAGGAAGAGGATAAGCATAAAGTACAGGCCCCTTTCATGAAGATATCTGGATAAAAATCACCAAGCTAAAGTGACCCCAGAAAAGGAGGTAAGCCAAAAAGACTACACACACATCCACCCTGTGGTTGATTTTGTGGAGAGGAGGTCTGATGAGATCTCATTTCAAAGCCCGCTCTAACAGGAAGCACAGTTCCCAAGGCTCCAATCAAAAAGAGGAAGGTGGCCCTGTGGCTGGCCCAGGGAACAGGTTGCCAAATGTGGCATTTGGGGTGCAGTTTCCACGACTCACAGCGGATGAAGAGTTACTTCACCTCAGGCTGGAATGGGAAACAGCCCAGGACAGCTTACTCAGGGCTCAGGGCCATACCTGCCTCGGCTGCCTGTGAATCTCTGCCGAGTCATGCGCCTGCACTAATGTGAACCCCTGTTTGTTCTCAGCTCTGCACCTGCTCTCAGCTCCCCCGCCTGTTGGCTGCTTGGGTGGAGCTCTCTCTGACTCAGGCCTGCCCAGCAGAAGAGTGCTTTTCTGGGTAGGGAGCAGGTCAATTTGTTTATGAAGACAGCTATAATCAATTAGCTGGCTGTGAGGTAGGCTTTTCACCCTTCCCAAGCTGCATGAATTCTAGCCACCCCTAGGAGGAGACAACATATCACACATCCCAAACGCGTGAGTGGTGGTAGGCTGGTGCCAGCGAACTGGTTGGATAGGTGGGGCCTTTGCGACCAATGGATGCCCCTGTGCTTTAAAGTTCCTTCTTTTCAATCGAGACACCCTGTTTCCTGACCTAAATAATGACCGTGTTCTCCAGTTTCTGCTCTTTGCCTGTAGTGAGGATGTTCAAACTGGCACCAAGTCCTCTCAGCCACCATGGTGGGATGACTCCTGTGATGCAGACAGATCACTGGGAAGCCTATCTCTGGGAGGAGCTGTTCTCATCCTGATCATAAACAACAGCTTATGTCACCAGGCAACTCTTATCTTCCTGGTCCTGAGAACCCTCCAAAGTATGTTTCTAAAGAACTGCCTGTAAGTCACTAACCAATGAGAGACGGATGTTATGCTAATAGGCACAAACAGGGCCAGTCTCAGAGGAAGTGGCTGACATCATAGCTGCTTTACCCAGCAGggatttccttcccttcctgcaGAAGATAATCATCAGAAAATACTGGGTCAGAGCTCTGGAATTATACTGACACCTCctgtaaaggagagagaaaaatcctGATCCAAAAATAAGTCTGATTCtgctgtctttttttatttttgcagtagGACCTGCAGGGAGAGTGGCAGGCGGGTCTCTGACAGTCAAGACACGGCCTTTGAAGCACCATTATTCCATGAGGCCCTTTCTCATCCTTCTCCCAACGCAGAGGTCAGTAACCAGTGACCTGAATTTTGTGCTGATCACACCCTCCTTCTTCCTTATTGTGTCATCACATTTTGTTCTGACAATACATAGCCTGGTTTGCAcgtttttaattttacataaatgaaatcatactgtGTATTCTTCTAcaacttttttttggggggcctaacatatttttaagattcattgATGTAGCTGTAATTTTATAGTATAGACAGTaagccacaatttatttatctgcCCTGCTGACCAGCAGTTTTGGGCTACAAATGATTACAGACAACACTGCTGTGGACATTCTTGTGCCTGGTACAGTTTGGTTTCTCAAAGGTGTTTACATATAGGAGGGGAAAAGGTAGGTCATAGGGCCAGTGTGCATTGTTAATTTTACTCAGTAACACTACACTGCCTCCCAGTGAAGCCTCTTCCCAAGCCAGTTTATTCTAATACTCCATCAGTAGGGAAAGATATAAGACATTAGATCATATTTGTTACTTTAAACTGTTAACATTTATACTCAGCTGATCCTCCAGGTAGGTAACAAGTAAAAAGTGAGTAAGTGgtggttgctcagttgcgtccgactctttgtgaccccatggactatagcccgccaggctcctctgtctgtggaattctctaggcaagaatactggagtgggtagccagtcccttctccaggggatcttccttaccgagggatcgaacccaggtctcccgcattggaggtagatgccttaccatctgagccaccagggaagcccgaggcaACAAGTAAACAAGGTCAAAAAGAACTTCAGAGCTGGTTTGTGGCCTGGATGATGCAACCAAGTCTCAGGTTCTTTTCCTCCCTGAGTGGCCTCTGACTTGAATTTGGACTCACATAAACACACTGATACACGTGAAATGACTGGGTCATTCTGGGTAGGAATTTGGCCTTTTACTTAGTAAATGAGCAAGAAGGAAATCTAAACGACAGGATGCATATGCTATCCCATTCTCTTGCCTCCACTTtttcttagttactcagtcatgtccgactcctttgtgaccccctggactgtagcccaccaggctcccctgtccatgggattctccaggtaagaacactggagtggactgccatttcctactccggggaactatttcttcccaacccagggatcgaatctgtgtctcttctgtctcctgcgttggcaggcagattcttcaccactgtgccagctgggaagcctctTATTGTTACATGTTTGGTGAAGTACCAACTCTGAGAATATTATGTAGAGGAAAATACTGCTAAAAAAGGAGTATCAGTTGTAGTAAAATCAGAGTGTTTATGGTCATTTCTCAGGGCATTAGGCAGTCTgcagagaagaggagaaggaagaaggaaagaaagcatcaGCTAAGCATCTTCTGAGCTGTGCATGGTCCTAAATGCTCTAAGATATTTCACTGAAACGCTATTAAGAAAATCCTTTAAACTTTTCTTGTGATTGGCTGTCACCTGACCAGGAATCCATGTTCTCTCATTCTCAGGTTCCCTCCTGCTGGCTGACCATTGTGTACCAGCTAACTAGACTAATGCCTCCACCGGCAAAGACAGCTCTATCTTCTCTGGCCCTGGTGACAGGGACAAAGAGTCAAAACACCTATGAGGACATGTCACAGACTCCTCCTGGCCACCATCCAGTTTTTCTTCCTCACGCCTTATATGCTAGGATCTAATATCTCAGACACATGGTCCAGCTTGCAGATACATGAAAGCTGAACCTGTCAAATGGAATATAAATCTGCCAGATACCTTAACGATCAGAGTCCAGGATAACAAATCAGGGCTGCTGGTAGCTTAATGGAGggtttcaacacacacacacacacacacacacacacgcacacacgcacacacccctcCTCCTGCATCACTCCTATCCCCCAGCTATaacaacagaaaacataaaattagaTACAAACAGTCAGTACCTTTGTGATAAACATCCTCACTTTCAGATCTAAAGGAGAATATGAAATATTAGCCTTCCTCAGGCTTAAAGACAGACTGAAAGATGCAAAAAGTCCCTTGAATTTCACGGGGACTCTCAATGTTTGGTCTACATTCTCATATCCTGATTAAGAGACTGGAACCACCTCATAAATCACTACAGGGGCCTACTGTCACTGTGTTAAACTTCTTTTCTAGCCAAGAGGTTGAAATGCCAAGCTAATACCCTCCAACAGAGGGTTGCCCTCTCAAGTTAAGCACCCTGTGCCACTCTAGACAACCAATGGGGCTTGACAATGCCAGGATTAGGCTGCTAGTTCTGTGGGAAAACCACGGCATGCTTCCTGGGAGAAGATGT encodes:
- the SSH2 gene encoding protein phosphatase Slingshot homolog 2 isoform X1, whose amino-acid sequence is MALVTVQRSPTPSTTSSPCASSSHLEDSESAALLCCECEDSEIFSDSNEADSGEEECRSQPRSISESFLTVKGAALFLPRGNGSSTPRVSHRRNKHAGDLQQHLQAMFILLRPEDNIRLAVRLESTYQNRTRYMVVVSTNGRQDTEESIVLGMDFSSNDSSTCTMGLVLPLWSDTLIHLDGDGGFSVSTDNRVHIFKPVSVQAMWSALQSLHKACEVARMHNYYPGSLFLTWVSYYESHINSDQSSVNEWNAMQDVQSHRPDSPALFTDIPTERERTERLIKTRLREIMMQKDLENITSKEIRTELEMQMVCNLREFKEFIDNEMIVILGQMDSPTQIFEHVFLGSEWNASNLEDLQNRGVRYILNVTREIDNFFPGVFEYHNIRVYDEEATDLLAYWNDTYKFISKAKKHGSKCLVHCKMGVSRSASTVIAYAMKEYGWNLDRAYDYVKERRTVTKPNPSFMRQLEEYQGILLASKQRHNKLWRSHSDSDLSDHHEPICKPGLELNKKEITTSADQIAEVKTMESPSPIPPVFVEHVVPQDENQKGLCTKERMICLEFTSREFHAGQIEDELNLNDINGCSSGCCLNEPKFPLDNCHASKALIQPGQDPEMAHKFPDLTVEDLETDALKADMSVHLLPMEELTSRLKDLPMSPDPESPSPQPSCQAAVSDFSGDRIDFFSALEKFVELSQETRSRSFSHSRMEEVGGGRNESCRLSVVEAAPSEATTDGQRSSSLSNTPHASEESSVDEEQPKAISEQVSPDIFMQPHSENAMSVKEIVTEIESISQGVGQIQVKGDVLSNPCHTPKKHIVHELPLERAQAAENRPGHLEQSEGSCPAQPEPAKDSGKGDPEGCPGAHSSTTEVEEEEPAEGEQELWGPGMPADAKWYPGSVRRATLEFEERLRQEQEHHGAAPVGTSLSTRKNSKNESSVADPAAKGKSDEAAPELSYVPKEPETGRGQGRCGGSESGSLPRPEQLAIIPAPELRESHPAPAPQHGPRHEGVLREPRTGVSGQGPETPVAPAPFPKKIEIIEYTYTTTSADPGPGWERASSEKSGAQGLRTVKVEETLTVLCALDENLNRTLSPHQAPLHPRVLPPPHSSSPQHEHSRSVDLPPTLSSPAAPVVSLTTQPCGASPDHLHPQTVVHLEGVTGQSSTTDSEPSTEQGSQEESQESPLSRGDEVPYQGSQFSSEDLHLINQLGNNIGEQLEKLDPTSVANQLPHSSSSDSIESLSQSPRVVKERAKEIGSRATSQVGLPKPLQMRRSASLAKLGYLDLCKDCSPEREPVSSESPHLKLLQPFLRTDSGMEAQEPPENPDTPQNREPTKYFIEQLRTTECIAQSRPVERPLVQYAKEFGYSQQCLLPRAGPELTSSEGGLPSVPTQGLQDTSPAPGLAVAPRQQHGRTHPLRRLRKANDKKRTTNPFYNTM